A genomic stretch from Hermetia illucens chromosome 7, iHerIll2.2.curated.20191125, whole genome shotgun sequence includes:
- the LOC119660732 gene encoding tRNA-dihydrouridine(20a/20b) synthase [NAD(P)+]-like isoform X2, which translates to MIIADSFCRSDLARQNEFTTNGDDTPLIVQFAAKDSVQLLTAAEMVHPYADGVDLNCGCPQRWAISSGYGCATLKTPELLHDMIRTLKRNLPGKFTASVKMRLLRKDDTGSTVELCRRIEQCGASFITIHGRTPWEKTCEPVDLDAVASIKRALNVPVVANGNIRTLEDADRAFELTQCEGIMAARGLLANPSLYTGTAVTPVSCVEDWVSLARRAGHQMTFQCFHHHLTFMTEKLIRRKQRVVLNNITRSDDVLDFLRKELSVALSDSDEPRIPFSDYLQCKYDDTLYETKKVNGLDDQSPSPVYTQQGHGKIYAEYTARSCEERQPPLQLCSMGDKSLFDERTEM; encoded by the exons ATGATCATCGCGGATTCGTTTTGTCGAAGTGATTTGGCTCGTCAGAATGAGTTCACAACGAACGGAG ACGATACCCCTCTTATAGTACAATTTGCCGCCAAGGACTCTGTCCAGCTCCTAACCGCCGCGGAGATGGTACATCCATATGCGGATGGCGTTGATCTCAATTGTGGCTGCCCCCAGCGCTGGGCGATCTCATCCGGATACGGTTGTGCTACGCTGAAAACCCCTGAACTGTTGCACGATATGATTCGGACACTAAAACGTAACCTACCAGGCAAGTTCACCGCATCCGTGAAAATGAGGCTTCTTCGGAAAGATGACACCGGGTCAACGGTAGAACTTTGTCGCAGGATAGAGCAATGCGGAGCGTCGTTTATTACAATTCATGGAAGGACGCCATGGGAGAAAACTTGCGAACCTGTAGACTTAGACGCCGTGGCGAGTATAAAACGTGCACTAAACGTACCTGTCGTCGCGAATGGCAACATTCGAACATTGGAGGATGCTGATCGTGCTTTCGAGTTAACCCAATGCGAGGGGATAATGGCAGCTCGAGGGCTACTCGCGAATCCAAGTCTCTACACTGGGACTGCTGTCACTCCAGTATCGTGTGTAGAGGACTGGGTCTCCCTTGCACGAAGGGCCGGCCACCAAATGACCTTCCAATGCTTCCATCACCACCTCACCTTCATGACTGAGAAGTTAATAAGGCGAAAGCAGCGCGTCGTGCTCAACAACATTACGCGGAGTGACGATGTCTTGGATTTCCTAAGGAAGGAGTTGAGCGTCGCATTGTCCGATAGCGATGAGCCACGTATTCCATTTAGTGATTACCTCCAATGCAAGTACGATGATACACTTTACGAAACCAAAAAAGTAAACGGTCTGGACGACCAATCGCCATCGCCCGTTTATACACAACAGGGCCATGGAAAGATTTATGCAGAGTACACGGCAAGAAGCTGTGAAGAGCGTCAGCCACCGCTGCAGCTCTGTTCCATGGGGGACAAGTCGCTGTTCGACGAGCGCACGGAAATGTGA
- the LOC119660732 gene encoding tRNA-dihydrouridine(20a/20b) synthase [NAD(P)+]-like isoform X1 codes for MKPRKDVLELFADARQRKSYVKISAPMVRYSKLEFRTLLRHNGVELCFTPMIIADSFCRSDLARQNEFTTNGDDTPLIVQFAAKDSVQLLTAAEMVHPYADGVDLNCGCPQRWAISSGYGCATLKTPELLHDMIRTLKRNLPGKFTASVKMRLLRKDDTGSTVELCRRIEQCGASFITIHGRTPWEKTCEPVDLDAVASIKRALNVPVVANGNIRTLEDADRAFELTQCEGIMAARGLLANPSLYTGTAVTPVSCVEDWVSLARRAGHQMTFQCFHHHLTFMTEKLIRRKQRVVLNNITRSDDVLDFLRKELSVALSDSDEPRIPFSDYLQCKYDDTLYETKKVNGLDDQSPSPVYTQQGHGKIYAEYTARSCEERQPPLQLCSMGDKSLFDERTEM; via the exons ATGAAGCCGAGAAAAGACGTACTCGAGTTGTTCGCGGACGCTCGACAACGTAAATCGTATGTGAAAATAAGCGCTCCAATGGTGCGTTACAGTAA GCTAGAATTTCGCACTCTTTTACGGCACAATGGGGTGGAACTTTGCTTCACACCAATGATCATCGCGGATTCGTTTTGTCGAAGTGATTTGGCTCGTCAGAATGAGTTCACAACGAACGGAG ACGATACCCCTCTTATAGTACAATTTGCCGCCAAGGACTCTGTCCAGCTCCTAACCGCCGCGGAGATGGTACATCCATATGCGGATGGCGTTGATCTCAATTGTGGCTGCCCCCAGCGCTGGGCGATCTCATCCGGATACGGTTGTGCTACGCTGAAAACCCCTGAACTGTTGCACGATATGATTCGGACACTAAAACGTAACCTACCAGGCAAGTTCACCGCATCCGTGAAAATGAGGCTTCTTCGGAAAGATGACACCGGGTCAACGGTAGAACTTTGTCGCAGGATAGAGCAATGCGGAGCGTCGTTTATTACAATTCATGGAAGGACGCCATGGGAGAAAACTTGCGAACCTGTAGACTTAGACGCCGTGGCGAGTATAAAACGTGCACTAAACGTACCTGTCGTCGCGAATGGCAACATTCGAACATTGGAGGATGCTGATCGTGCTTTCGAGTTAACCCAATGCGAGGGGATAATGGCAGCTCGAGGGCTACTCGCGAATCCAAGTCTCTACACTGGGACTGCTGTCACTCCAGTATCGTGTGTAGAGGACTGGGTCTCCCTTGCACGAAGGGCCGGCCACCAAATGACCTTCCAATGCTTCCATCACCACCTCACCTTCATGACTGAGAAGTTAATAAGGCGAAAGCAGCGCGTCGTGCTCAACAACATTACGCGGAGTGACGATGTCTTGGATTTCCTAAGGAAGGAGTTGAGCGTCGCATTGTCCGATAGCGATGAGCCACGTATTCCATTTAGTGATTACCTCCAATGCAAGTACGATGATACACTTTACGAAACCAAAAAAGTAAACGGTCTGGACGACCAATCGCCATCGCCCGTTTATACACAACAGGGCCATGGAAAGATTTATGCAGAGTACACGGCAAGAAGCTGTGAAGAGCGTCAGCCACCGCTGCAGCTCTGTTCCATGGGGGACAAGTCGCTGTTCGACGAGCGCACGGAAATGTGA